The Deltaproteobacteria bacterium sequence ACTGAAAGACTATTTTTATGAGGAGATTTTTTCGCATCAAATGATGCATTATCATGGCAGCTAGTACAATTACCTTCGTCATTCTGGGCAATATAATATCTTGCTTTGGGCGATGTAGCGATTAGTTGACTTAATGTGCCAGCAGCTATCGCAGTTTCACAAATATTAGCAATAGAATTTAGGCTAGGGGTGCCAGCAATAAATGCACTAGTGCCTAATCCCTTTTGCAATATTTTAGACAAAAAGCGTCGCCGTGAATATGCTGATCTCGTCATGCAAAACTCCCGCGGCTTTTTAATGTGACATTTGTTTTAAGTGTTTTTCACTAAATACCTGTGCAGTGAATACTTCAAAACTTGCTTGTGGTGATTGCCAAGCGTCGTTTGAAAGACCGGCTTTTAATGATAAATATTGTAAAGTAGTTAGTTGATCCCAACCTTGTTCAGGAGCTACTTGTGGTAAGAATACCGCTCGTCTACCTAAATAGTTTAATATAATACCATGTTTACCTATTTTAAAATCTAAAGGCTGAGCGATTTTTTGTGGTGAGCTTAAAATACTGATTTCTATGTCAAGATCAGATAATTCATTGAGAGTTACAGAATTAAAACGAGGGTCATCTAACGCTGCAGATATCGCATTATCACGAATATCTTGCCATAATGGCAAAATTGGCATGATATGACCTATACAGCCACGCAATTTACCAGTTTTAGTTAAGGTTACAAAAGTGCCATATTTTTGGTGCCAAACAGCATCATCGGGCACGCCAAGTATTGTAGCCGAAGGTGGATTTTCATGAGCAAGAACTAGAGAAAGTGTTTTACGAGCAATTGCTAATGCTAGCTGTTGTTGTTTGATATCAAGTATATTATCAGAAGAATCGTTATGGGCTAATTTTGAGGCGCTAGGCCAACCTGATGGCAAACTATATGCATAGGCGAGATAGCTTACAGAATTTGTATAATCGCCTAACATATGTCCACTAGTATCGAAGGCTAATCTTTTACTATGAATATTTTGAGGTAATAAACCTAATAAAATTAAAATAGCCTCACGTCCACAAATGGTATCATGGGTTGTTTTTATATGTTTAGTAAAAGCATCTGCATTAGGAGTGCTTAATGCGATAGTAGCTTTATCTGCAAGATTTTGTAATTGTTTTGGAATGTCAGATGTGAAAGGCAAAAAGCCATAGTTATTACCATAATGGGTGAAATCACTACTTACTATTACAAGATCATCAGGTTGTAGCAATTGTTTAATTGTAGCAGAAATATTTTGACTATTCTCAATAGAGCCAATAGTACCCACCACTAAAGGGATTATTTTAACCCCTGGTGCAACTTTAGCTATAAAAATAGTCTGCATTTCAATACTATGTTCCGACTCATGAACATTATTAGGGCCATTAAATTCATGATGTTTTCGTAAAAGCTCTACTGCGGTTTGATCAATTTGCAAATCTCCAAGCGGGGTTGCATAAGCTTGTAGATCACTGGCAGGTAAGGCAATACCGTTGAAAGCAGCTCGATGTGAAGGGCCTAAAATAAAAATTCGCTTGGGCGGATGCTGACGTATATGAGCATATACATGCGCTGCGACTTTGCCACTAAAACGAAGACCCGCGTGTGGCACGATAGCTGCAACCAGCGTACTCGAAGAAAAACTAAGTGAAACTTCTGCGAGATATTGTTCAAGAATCGAATTTAACTCAGCAGCAGTTTCTGGGTACCAACTACCAGCATATTTAGCAATACGTGTATGACCACTAGGTTTAATTTTAGATGATGATTCAGCTTCTGAATTTTTATAAGAACATGCCATAGCTAAAAAGACCGTTAGAGTTAGTAACCAATGACGCATAAAAGAAAATGTTAACAACGATGTAGCTAACATTGCGCTATATTGCCTTGATTTTAAAAATAAAGAAATGCAAAAAGCTATTATTAGCGATATCCCCTAATTATTTGCGTTTGAACAAACGGGCTATTAGGCCACCAAATCCTGATTGCGGTTGCCCATATTTTCCTGTTCGCATATGGATTAAGCGTAGTTCACGTGCAGCATCTGGATTATTTGGATTTAGTTCAAGAGCTTTAATAAAATATTTGCGAGCTTCTTCGCTATGACCTTCAACACGAGCAATACGACCTAAAAAATCATAGGCGATATCTTGGCGTTCACGAATTTTTAAACCTTGCTTGATATGTTCTTGTGCTTGTTGTGCTGCTTCACTTCCTTTGGCGCAATACAAAGCATAGCCAAGATAAACCCAAAATTCAGCTTCGCCTCTATTTAATTCAACGGCTTTTAAAAGAAGCGGATAAGCTTGCGCTGCTTGACCACGACGTATAAGTGTTTGGGCTTTGGTAAATAAAGTTTCAGCTTCAAAGATTTCACCTGGATCTGTGGGTAATCCTTGTGCGTGTCGATCAATCACATAGTCATAAGCTTTGCGCTGTTCAGGGTCGATTAATATTCGGTGTGCTTCACTAATACGAAGAAAAATTTCTTCGACCTTATTTTTTGCATCTTGATCAATATTTAAATTTGCAAAACGGTCAACATGCCATTTTTTGGCCAATTCAAAATATACTTTACGAATGTCATTTACTGAAGCTTGGCTATTTATGCCTAAAATTTCGTAGAAATTTTGCGAGGCAGTATTCTCAATTTGTTTATTTATATTATTAATAATCCGC is a genomic window containing:
- the amrB gene encoding AmmeMemoRadiSam system protein B; translated protein: MRHWLLTLTVFLAMACSYKNSEAESSSKIKPSGHTRIAKYAGSWYPETAAELNSILEQYLAEVSLSFSSSTLVAAIVPHAGLRFSGKVAAHVYAHIRQHPPKRIFILGPSHRAAFNGIALPASDLQAYATPLGDLQIDQTAVELLRKHHEFNGPNNVHESEHSIEMQTIFIAKVAPGVKIIPLVVGTIGSIENSQNISATIKQLLQPDDLVIVSSDFTHYGNNYGFLPFTSDIPKQLQNLADKATIALSTPNADAFTKHIKTTHDTICGREAILILLGLLPQNIHSKRLAFDTSGHMLGDYTNSVSYLAYAYSLPSGWPSASKLAHNDSSDNILDIKQQQLALAIARKTLSLVLAHENPPSATILGVPDDAVWHQKYGTFVTLTKTGKLRGCIGHIMPILPLWQDIRDNAISAALDDPRFNSVTLNELSDLDIEISILSSPQKIAQPLDFKIGKHGIILNYLGRRAVFLPQVAPEQGWDQLTTLQYLSLKAGLSNDAWQSPQASFEVFTAQVFSEKHLKQMSH
- a CDS encoding DnaJ domain-containing protein; translated protein: RPNKLRHSSCPGLDKHDCLILVLRSLACALSGICQFSSENIAPNDEIVDPIGEALVAIITSMSESQLAEVWQARKDLLVKKNIKFDTILNACRQIGAPDITITANSMKISELTHIASLAHQRTIAALLFLDGLSKTDETANPTAETVIHTNIEQPTENIIPSMQSNDSELMRIINNINKQIENTASQNFYEILGINSQASVNDIRKVYFELAKKWHVDRFANLNIDQDAKNKVEEIFLRISEAHRILIDPEQRKAYDYVIDRHAQGLPTDPGEIFEAETLFTKAQTLIRRGQAAQAYPLLLKAVELNRGEAEFWVYLGYALYCAKGSEAAQQAQEHIKQGLKIRERQDIAYDFLGRIARVEGHSEEARKYFIKALELNPNNPDAARELRLIHMRTGKYGQPQSGFGGLIARLFKRK